In the Malaya genurostris strain Urasoe2022 chromosome 1, Malgen_1.1, whole genome shotgun sequence genome, one interval contains:
- the LOC131427132 gene encoding thiamine transporter 1-like, which produces MEKWQKVSLVLCCVGFLNEFRPNEPFLYQFLTGPWHNITIEQAVQDLFPIITYSYVSQLVVVFLITDYFRYKPLIIVSGLTGTLLWSTLTWGRSLQALKFVQVLYGTNNSTEIAYWTYIYAKVDRKHYQKVTSHIRSAALSGRFLASTVSQILVHFQVMDYLELNYLSLSAQIAATVCAFLLPSVPKSIYFHQRPPGTGEELELNPSQKITPSSTWSRASTQLWVHFKSAYTNPTVIRYSIWYSLSMSFHYQITSYVQALWSTIGGPNTELWNGAVEAICTLMGALMALIAGFVPPSWLQVHTILLGLTLIAALESLGLLVATVTSSLMVCYVGYTWYGILHTFAITLVSSEIAKHISDDSFALIFGINTMMGLVLQTLMTVIVVDSVGWLALGIRDQFTVYGFGFLAVGALFVVFLLIELYRNKR; this is translated from the exons ATGGAAAAGTGGCAGAAAGTTTCGTTAGTATTGTGTTGCGTCGGTTTCCTGAATGAATTCCGACCGAATGAACCATTTCTCTACCAATTCCTGACTGGACCGTGGCACAACATCACCATCGAACAGGCCGTTCAGGATCTGTTTCCCATCATCACCTACTCGTACGTGTCGCAGCTGGTGGTAGTATTTCTCATCACGGACTACTTCCGGTATAAGCCACTGATTATCGTGTCCGGGCTGACCGGGACATTGCTGTGGAGTACACTGACATGGGGCAGATCGTTACAAGCGTTGAAGTTCGTGCAAGTACTCTACGGTACGAACAACTCCACCGAAATCGCCTATTGGACGTACATTTATGCCAAGGTGGACCGAAAGCACTATCAGAAGGTCACGTCACACATTCGTTCGGCTGCGTTATCTGGACGGTTTTTGGCATCAACCGTATCGCAAATCCTTGTCCACTTTCAAGTCATGGATTACCTTGAATTGAATTACCTTTCGCTGAGTG CGCAAATTGCCGCGACAGTCTGTGCTTTCCTGCTACCGAGTGTTCCTAAAAGTATCTACTTCCACCAACGTCCACCAGGTACCGGTGAagaactggaactgaatccgAGTCAGAAAATCACACCCAGTTCAACGTGGAGTCGTGCGAGTACTCAGCTTTGGGTTCATTTCAAATCTGCTTACACCAATCCAACCGTCATTCGTTACAGTATTTGGTATTCGCTATCAATGAGCTTCCACTACCAAATCACTTCGTACGTGCAGGCTCTGTGGTCTACGATTGGTGGTCCGAACACCGAACTTTGGAACGGAGCAGTGGAAGCCATTTGTACACTGATGGGTGCTCTGATGGCCCTGATAGCCGGTTTCGTGCCACCCTCATGGCTTCAAGTACACACCATACTCCTTGGGTTGACCCTGATTGCCGCACTAGAAAGCCTCGGGTTGCTGGTAGCAACTGTCACATCAAGTCTCATGGTTTGCTACGTCGGATATACTTGGTATGGAATTTTACATACCTTTGCGATAACGTTGGTTAGTTCggaaatagcaaaacacatttcCGACGACAGTTTTGCGCTCATCTTCGGTATCAACACGATGATGGGACTAGTTTTACAAACCCTGATGACCGTTATCGTGGTCGACAGCGTTGGGTGGTTGGCGTTAGGCATCCGAGATCAGTTTACTGTGTACGGCTTTGGTTTTCTGGCCGTTGGAGCATTGTTCGTAGTGTTTCTACTAATCGAATTGTACCGAAATAAACGATAG